From a region of the Triticum aestivum cultivar Chinese Spring chromosome 7D, IWGSC CS RefSeq v2.1, whole genome shotgun sequence genome:
- the LOC123169869 gene encoding peroxidase 2: MRLAVVLLCALVAVQVALLAAPAEAGELVVGYYDKKCRGVENVVQWHVRRALKTNRRAGAALVRLLFHDCFVRGCDASVLLDASPENPHPEKEAPVNIGLAAFDLLEEIKAAVEDRCPGVVSCSDILIYAARDAAHALSNGNIHFDVPAGRLDGLVSSAAEAQAELPDSTFTVQQLIDNFARKDFDVEELVILSGAHSIGVGHCSSFTGRLTAPPEQINPAYRNLLNHKCHQGANPAVVNNVRDEDYETVSKFMPGFTSRVRKISDFLDNTFYHNNLARIVSFNSDWQLMTHTEARGHVHEYADNATLWDGDFAESLLKLSKLSMPAGSKGGIRKKCSIATHPLY, translated from the exons ATGAGGCTCGCGGTGGTTCTCCTCTGCGCCCTGGTGGCCGTCCAGGTCGCGCTCCTCGCCGCCCCGGCGGAGGCCGGCGAGCTGGTGGTCGGGTACTACGACAAGAAATGCAGGGGCGTGGAGAACGTCGTCCAGTGGCACGTCAGGAGGGCGCTCAAGACCAACCGCCGCGCCGGTGCCGCCCTCGTCCGCCTCctcttccacgactgcttcgtcagG GGTTGCGATGCCTCTGTGCTCCTTGACGCGTCCCCCGAGAACCCTCACCCGGAGAAGGAGGCGCCGGTGAACATCGGGCTGGCCGCCTTCGACCTCCTGGAGGAGATCAAGGCGGCCGTCGAGGACAGGTGCCCCGGCGTGGTGTCCTGCTCTGACATCCTCATTTACGCAGCCCGTGACGCGGCCCACGCCCTCAGCAATGGCAACATCCACTTCGACGTCCCTGCCGGGCGCCTCGACGGCCTCGTCTCCTCGGCCGCCGAGGCCCAGGCGGAGCTCCCGGACTCCACCTTCACCGTGCAGCAGCTCATCgacaacttcgcacgcaaggactTCGACGTGGAGGAGCTGGTCATCCTGTCCGGCGCGCACTCCATCGGCGTCGGCCACTGCTCCTCCTTCACCGGCCGCCTCACCGCGCCGCCGGAGCAGATCAACCCGGCCTACCGCAACCTTCTCAACCACAAGTGCCACCAGGGCGCCAACCCGGCCGTCGTCAACAACGTCCGCGATGAGGACTACGAGACGGTGTCCAAGTTCATGCCCGGGTTCACCAGCCGGGTGCGCAAGATCAGCGACTTCCTCGACAACACCTTCTACCACAACAACCTCGCCAGGATCGTCAGCTTCAACTCCGACTGGCAGCTCATGACCCACACCGAGGCCAGGGGCCACGTCCACGAGTACGCCGACAACGCCACGCTCTGGGACGGCGACTTCGCGGAATCCCTGCTCAAGCTCAGCAAGCTGTCCATGCCCGCCGGGAGCAAGGGCGGCATCAGGAAGAAGTGCAGCATCGCCACCCACCCTCTCTACTAA